The following proteins are co-located in the Desulfobaccales bacterium genome:
- a CDS encoding YkgJ family cysteine cluster protein gives MFSPALLTHGVARRLAEVRTAPDPAAALLALTREAHALWEWAVRSFEATHPLPEPVACRPGCSFCCYNQVELTPPEAFLLADFLSQRVAPARLPGLAAALKEELNRRRGLSPSELARRRREFPCPFLSQDHCGIYPVRPFMCRAMHSLDADHCRRSLEADTLLPDRYYDHRHDFARALSRGLIEGAQGLCCQAGPLELIAALTLILGDPQALPRWLKGERVFRKGKG, from the coding sequence ATGTTTTCGCCCGCCCTCCTCACTCACGGGGTGGCCCGCCGTCTGGCGGAAGTTCGCACTGCTCCCGATCCGGCCGCCGCTTTGCTGGCCTTAACCCGGGAGGCTCATGCCCTGTGGGAGTGGGCGGTGCGCTCCTTTGAGGCAACGCACCCCTTGCCGGAGCCGGTGGCCTGCCGGCCGGGCTGCAGTTTCTGCTGCTACAATCAGGTGGAGCTGACCCCGCCGGAGGCCTTTCTCCTCGCCGATTTTCTGAGCCAAAGGGTGGCCCCGGCGCGCCTCCCCGGACTGGCGGCGGCCCTGAAGGAGGAACTGAACCGGCGCCGGGGGCTCAGCCCCTCGGAATTGGCCCGGCGGCGCCGGGAATTCCCCTGTCCCTTCCTTTCCCAGGACCATTGCGGTATCTATCCGGTGCGGCCCTTCATGTGCCGGGCCATGCACTCCCTGGACGCCGACCACTGCCGGCGTTCTTTGGAGGCGGACACCCTTTTGCCGGACCGCTATTATGACCACCGCCACGATTTCGCCCGGGCCCTGAGCCGCGGCCTGATCGAGGGGGCCCAAGGCCTGTGCTGCCAGGCAGGGCCGCTGGAACTGATAGCGGCGCTGACGCTGATCCTGGGCGACCCGCAGGCCCTGCCCCGCTGGCTTAAAGGGGAAAGAGTGTTCCGGAAAGGGAAGGGCTGA